The stretch of DNA GGGATTCACGTCCAGAGTAAGCATTGCTCTGTTCAgctaaaatgattttaaaccTGCAatgtattaattattttttttttaattactttttttttgcagtacCGCCAGTCGACGAAATGCTACCAATTATGGACACTTTGGTTACTTTAGAGGACGTTCCACTCGAACTGATAAGCTCATTTTGCTCGAATTTCCCTTTAAATCTCAGTGCGGCGTATATTTCTAGAGCACAGTATCTGATCGTATCCACGGATGCTACTAATATGAAAGGAAGAATTGGCAAAATCCACGATGTTTTGTCTCAGCTGGCACCAATCGAAGTTCAAAAACTGGTTCAAAGTGTACGCTGCAAAGTCAGTCCTTATAACTATGAACTGCTCTCCTGCTTATTGGGAATTCTGTATGACCTGCAACCTGATGCGCTAGAAGTCAAGACAATGCTAGAGCTATTGGAGTTCCTGTCTTGCTATGAAAGATCCGTTCCACCAGGAATCATGGAACAACAGACTTCATTTTATCGACTTCCTGGTTCGGATGAATGGCCCCAAAAACGTTTGCCCATGTACTACCAGATTGATTCCAGCTTGGCTAAAAACATCTACTATGAAGAATTTCACATTTCCAACTGGACTATTTGGTATAATTCACCTTCCCTTCTACCAATCAACCGCGACGAAATTTGTATGATGGCGGTCAACAATACTGTTAAACGCTATAACAAGGATTATCTAGATCAGGTAACATAAAAAAGTACATTACTCGCCGATTTATAAAGTGTTTAtgctcaaaatttaatttaattttttaaatatttgttttaattctttttattttgaaaatcaagGCCCAAGTTGAGTCCGTATTccacaaaatcaaacaatgtTTAGATTGTATTAGTACTGTTTCTCGGGCTGCAGCTTGCGCTGGAGATATTACACAAAGACTGACCACTAGCCCTGAAAATTATTATGCCGCTGAATTGCACATGCAACAGTGCGAGAAATGGAAGAACGAAAATGATCCGTCAGGTATGTTATATCGCTGTGGTTTTATAATTATGTGAACTTCTCCTTGAAATGCTTTTTTAATCTTAAAGGTGTTGCCGCCTACAATAAAAGTGTCAAAGTTCATCAAAGGGTTCAAACTGAAGAGAGTTTGGCATACTTTAAGTTGTGGAACAAGCGACATGAAACACTGACTCCATATCCTGAGCGTCTCATTCGTTCTCTGTTTGAAGACTGTGGCACTCCTGATCGGTTTCAAGATATTAATTCTGCAGCAGAAAATATTTGCCAAATATTTAACTTGAATCTGAAGGTTCTAAAGCATTCAATGATGCAAGAATGGTTGCCTATGATTGAACAATATCAGCAAGAAGATTTTTATCAACCTTATGGAATGGAATCAAATGGAGCTGCACAGTAACTATTTAAAGTTTCCTTATGTTAAAGGACTGATTatgtaaataattgttttttttttcatcttttagaGATTTAAGTgttgaattacaaaataagCAAAATTTGGAACGCGTGATTTGCTTGTTGAGCGGTTCTGATTACGTTTCGTGGGTCGCATATCTCCGTGAAAAAGCTTTAAACGACGAAGAACGTCCAGCTGTCCGAATGAGGGCTTTAACGGCTCTGCAAGCTGCTTTAACTGAAGATCAAATGATGGAACACATGGAACTCCATTCCTACACTTTAAATTTACGCATTAAAGTATTAAACTTCTTGAGTCGCCTTGAAGTTCTGGGTTTGGTTTATAAGGTACTGTATGCATCAACGTATGCGTTTTCCGCCTGTCGTAACTATACTTTTCCCTATTTCTGCTGAACTTTAAACATCGTTATACAAACTTTCTTTTCCATAAACAGGAAGACGAATTTGAAGTGACAGATAAAGCAGATTTGATTCGCGCTTTACTTCAGAGTGGAGCTAGTACTCAGCGTTGCATTACTTTGGCCATGGATCTGGCAACTTGCAACATTATTCAAGATGCTGATATTTGGTCCAGTATTTTAGAGCGAGTGGTCAAGTTCAACCTGCTCGAAACGGCTCATTCTCTCATCAAAGATATTTCAGAGATTCGATATTTATGGATCAATCCAGTTATGGCACCTGTATGGAACTTAATCTTACAAGCGCCATTCAAGCAAAGTAAGCAAATGCATCAAACtgaaaagatgagaagagCTTTTGCTACCcgtaaatatttgtttagatAGCAGTGATGTAAACTGCTGCATTTCCGCCCTCGAGATGCTGTGGAGTTGCCCAATTCTCGAAGATATAGATTTGGATTCTCTTGAAAAGTGCGTCCTCAACCATGATTACCCATATTTGGCCGCCTTACTATTGCCATTCATCAGAAATAAGAAACGGTTAGACTTAATTCAGGTAAGATAAAGTAATGTTttgcaaacaacaacaaaaattatactaataattttcgttttatttatcaTCTTATTTAGAAATTGCAAGGTTTTGGGACATCAGAGATTTTAGAAAAGAAACTATTCGAAAAATGTCCAACATTTCCTTATCTAAATCTAATCAAATCACTACTTTCACACAACTCATAGTCTGGAATCAGGACTCAATTCAGTGATTCTTATTGTTATTGGGTGTGCTGAAAtccaaaattcagaaaatatataatcaaatattaaataaaggCCTaaaggatttttgttttttaattttccttgtAATTGATTACAACGTATCGGAGTAAGACAAAATTTACTGTATTATCAACAAAGTAATGTAAGAAAACttcgaaaaaaattagaatttcaaataaaaatcgggTGAATTTTGCGAATATCCAATTTTTGACGGCAGCTTGGGCACTGTTGTGTAGTTCCAATTAGCTTTTTGATACAGGGACCGCAAAACAGATGTCCACAAATCGTCGAATGCATCTGCTGGTTAGCTTCCTTGACTTGAGACAACGAGTCAAGACATATGGGGCAGTGTATTCCATGAGAACCTCCTTCTTGGACTGTAGGGGGTGCAGATGCCGGCGGAGCTTGGAATACGACAGGATTTTCTGTTGAAACTGAGCAACGCATATTTAATTGCATatcatttttaacatttacttcaaataacaaataataatcataccAGATCTACTTGAAAATGTAGAACGAAGATTTCTTGGTGCCAATACTCTGGTTCTTGGTGGGCTACTACCTAACATTATTGGGAGATCAGATAAGTTGGTTCTTCGTGATGGGTTCACTATATCTTCCTACAGAAAAATGAGTATTAATTGGGTTGCATcagtgaataataataaatgtgttttttttaaatatacacatacataccaaaacaacaaaaacttcATCATCCAAGTCACATGTTAAATCAACTTCTAATGGCCTTCTAGCCCTAACAACTGGAATTTGAGGTTGTACTGCAGGAGTTATTAGATCAACAACTTGAACattattttgttcattttctggtGTAATTGGAGTAGTTGGATTTCCTCCCTCATTCTCTCCAGTatttgcaatttgaatttcaacctCAGGCACAACAATAGGCACAACAACATTAGATTGCCTCGCAGTTCTGGCGCGTCTGACAGTAGTTGCTGAACTTCTATACACAAGGAGTCATCTATGAATCCGCTGATATCAGTAAGTCAATGAATATTAATGTGAATACCTAGAAGGTGCAACTCTCCTTGTTGGAGCTTCACCTGATGATGTAGAAGCTGCGGCAATAACATTGTTTATCATTGCTATTGAAGGTGTTGTCCGACTAGATTGAGACCTTGTCACTCTGTCTATTGCAGTTCTAGTCGATCGTTTCACCGTAGTTTTCACTTTAGTTGTTGGGctcatttttttacaattatgATTGCTATTAATAACACGTGAGGTGTGTAATGACCACttatgaaattttgaaagaaaattacagAATATTCTCGTCTTTACTAATTTAAGCGAAAATTCTAATAACGAATGATTTTCCCCTTTCAATGCGAATTACACATAAGTAAAATGTGCTTAAACTAGGATTAACCAGACTACCAAAGGCCACGACACTCGACAGGAGAAAAATCGGAACAACAAAGGAGACAGACTTAACCACAGCAGATAGCAGAGTGGCCAAACTACAGAATTTGAAAAGTAACAATtgttaataaagaaaattttgcattGACCTATtctattataaaattaataacttaattttttaaaataaaactgtgAACCATACTCGTTTTCTAACTTtcttaaaacattttgaattttacagACGGGAACAAATACATAAATCTGAAACATTGCAGATGGTGATATtgctatttttcgtttttttcgcCTGCTTcttatcatttgaattttgcacACCTGAAACCACAAGTACTGCACAATGCACATGCTGTGCAAACATCTGTAATTCTAATTCTAATAAGTAACTACAGTTTATCCTCTGTGAAAGTAATGatctaattaaaaatatttttaagtgtttaaataataaatatcaatTGTATTTGTCCAAAATGTAGGTAGCTGACGTTATCAGGACTTCagtaataaaatattgttgcTAACACCTGATCCAGCACACTACTGATTGTGTTAATAACACTTTATAACTGTATCAAGTTCTTTCCAGCCATGTCTGATAATGAAATTGTATTGAATTATCATAATTCTCTTTTGAGAAAATCAGATGTGGATCTTCTGAGAAATCCGCACTGGTTAAATGATAGGTTAAttggtttttggtttgaatATC from Daphnia pulex isolate KAP4 chromosome 4, ASM2113471v1 encodes:
- the LOC124192366 gene encoding uncharacterized protein LOC124192366 isoform X1 — translated: MSPTTKVKTTVKRSTRTAIDRVTRSQSSRTTPSIAMINNVIAAASTSSGEAPTRRVAPSSSATTVRRARTARQSNVVVPIVVPEVEIQIANTGENEGGNPTTPITPENEQNNVQVVDLITPAVQPQIPVVRARRPLEVDLTCDLDDEVFVVLEDIVNPSRRTNLSDLPIMLGSSPPRTRVLAPRNLRSTFSSRSVSTENPVVFQAPPASAPPTVQEGGSHGIHCPICLDSLSQVKEANQQMHSTICGHLFCGPCIKKLIGTTQQCPSCRQKLDIRKIHPIFI
- the LOC124192366 gene encoding uncharacterized protein LOC124192366 isoform X2; translation: MSPTTKVKTTVKRSTRTAIDRVTRSQSSRTTPSIAMINNVIAAASTSSGEAPTRRVAPSRSSATTVRRARTARQSNVVVPIVVPEVEIQIANTGENEGGNPTTPITPENEQNNVQVVDLITPAVQPQIPVVRARRPLEVDLTCDLDDEVFVVLEDIVNPSRRTNLSDLPIMLGSSPPRTRVLAPRNLRSTFSSRSVSTENPVVFQAPPASAPPTVQEGGSHGIHCPICLDSLSQVKEANQQMHSTICGHLFCGPCIKKLIGTTQQCPSCRQKLDIRKIHPIFI